The genome window TTGGAGCGTGCGATGCAGGTGGGCCAGCATCGGCTGGGTCAGCCCCTTTTCCTCGCACCAGAGGGCGAGCTTGTACTGGTCGTCGGCCTTGTCGGCGGTCCTGGCTCGACGCTCCAGGTACTCGGACATCAGAGCGCTCTGCTGGGGCGAGTTCTCCACGGCCTTGGCCACGTCGTCGGCGCGCATCCACTTGCCGTCGCGTTGGACCTGCCCCAGCAGACCGCGGGCCTTGGCGTTGTTGGGGTCGAGGAGGACCGCGCGCGTCAGGTGCTTGAGGCGTTCGGCGGGCATGCCGTGGGCCTCGCACCAGAGGGCCAGCTTCACCTGGGCGTCGGCGTCGCGGCCCGCCGCTGCGGCCGCTGCATCATAGGCGGAGCGGTCGGCGTCGGTCGATCCGTCGGGCGCTCCGAACATGGTCAGGCCGATCACGAACGCGAACATCATGGTAAACACTCCCCGATACCAAGAACCCCCGAAGGCCGCCGCTCAGGGCCGCGACCCGGCGACCAGTTCCGCCGTGGCCGGCACGCCGTCGAAGGGTTGCGCCACGGGTTCGACGAAGCCGTTGTCGTGAGCCACCAGGCCGAGCTCGCCGACGCAGTAGTTGTCGCCGCCGGCGAGCAGCAGGTTGAAGACCGGCTGGACCTTCTCCTTCTCGGCAGAGACGACTTCCACCACGCCGCCGACGGTCCGCAGCTTGTCCCCGGCCTTGATCTCGCGGGCCATGACCCAGCCCTCGCCGGCCTTCCAGAAGCGGTGGATGCCGGTAGGGTGGACCGCCTCTTTGCCGAGGTCGATCTTGTAGGTCCAGTTGGGCGGGTTGTGCATCACCTCCACGACCGGCTGGTACGACAGCTTGCCTGTCGTCGTGTCCTGCGACAGCACCAGGTCGCCCGGCTGAATGGTTTCGATCGGCCGGTCCCCCTGGATCGTCCGCACTGGCGTCCCCCCCGCGAAGCACGACGGGCCGATGCGCAGGCCGACGACGGACGACGTCACGACGGACATGGCCTGGGGTTGGTAGGCGATGGGGACGTCCTCGACGATCGTGACCGGCGGCGAGGTATCGCCCCGCAACGGCTGGCCGTAGCCCAGGACGTCGATCACCCAGCTCGTCCATCGGTCCCGGTCGACGCCCCGGTCCTCGCCGCTGACAGCCTTGAGGACGGCGACGGCGCGGTCGTTGACCTCGCGGACCGGCGCGTTCTGCGCCTCGATCCCCGCCATGTCCGCCGCGAGTTGCTGCCTGGCGACCAGGGCCGACGCCCGGGCGTCGGCCTCCATCTGCTGGATCGGGATCTGGACGGCCTCCTGGATGATCGGTCGCGTCGTGAATCCGGATGCGGCGATCATCGCCACCGTGGCGTCCCGGGTGTTCAATCCCTGCTGCATCTGGCCGAGGATCCTCTGGCTCACCGCCGACGGGACCCCGACTCCCTGCAAGAGCGCCCCGGCGATCGCGGGGTTCTGTTGGGCGGACAGGGAAGATGTTCCGATCGTGCTCACCCCCGGAGGCACCATGGGGAGGCCCGTCACGAAGGAGTCCGTAATCAGCGGCCCATCATACCCCGGAGCGGCGTACGTCATGCCGGGACCGCCGGAGATCATCTCCAGCCCAACACGGCTGTCTGTGATCGCCCCCACGTACGTCCAGAGGGGTCGATTGACGACGGCGTTCCCGTTCGCATCCCTTCCCATCCAGTCGCCGGGGAGTATGGAGGGCCCCTGAAACGGCCGGTAGAGCCGCCGCACGTTCTTATCCTTGGTCTCCACCACCAGCTCGCCCGGCCCTCCCGGCCCCTCCACTGGTTTGACCTTGTACTTGATTTCTTCCTGGATCAAGTTCGCCAGGAAGCCGGCGAACTCCCGGGGGTCGCGGCGCTGGAGCAATGAGGCGGCGTCCGCGCGGAGCATCGCATGCGGGCTGAAGACCGCGAGCGTCGCCAGCGCGACCGACGCGCCGGGGCCCTCGATCCGGCTCAGCACGTCGACGGCGAGTTTCTGCCGCGATTCGTCGCCGCCCTGGACGAACACATGCCAGAGCGCCGGCACGGCGCGAGGATCGGCGACCGCCGCCAGTTCCTCCACCGCCAGGGCCCGCTTCGCCCTGTCCTTGCCGGCCAGCGCGGCGCGGATCTTCTCCAGCCTCGGCCGCCACTCCTTGTCGGCCTTCCCCTGGGCCTCGCGCTCGGCCTTGGCGACGGACTCAGCCTCGGGATTGACCCAGCGCCCGCCGATCTTCTTGAACCCCAACCGACGCCACGCACCCTCGCGGTTCGGGTCGAGCTGGAGCGTTCGATGCAGGTGGGCCAGCATCGGCTGGGTCAGCCCCTTCTCCTCGCACCACAGCGCCAGCTTGTACTGGTCGTCGGCCTCGTCCTTCGCCTTCACCCGGCGGGCGAAGTATTCGTCCATCAACGCCTTTTGATCGGGAGAGTTCTCGATCGCCTTCGCCACGTCCTGGGGCCGCATCCATTTGCCGTCGCGTTGGACCTGCCCCAGCAGGCCGCGAGCCTTGGCGTTGTCGGGGGCGAGAAGGACGGCACGGGTGAGGTGCTTGAGACGCTCGGCCGCCATGCCGTGGGCCTCGCACCAGAGGGCGAGCCTGACCTGGGCGTCGGCGTCGCGGCCCGCCGCTGCGGCCGCTGCTTCATAGGCGGAGCGGTCGGCGTCGGTCGATCCATCGGGCGCC of Paludisphaera rhizosphaerae contains these proteins:
- a CDS encoding polymorphic toxin-type HINT domain-containing protein; the protein is MFFTLMIGLAVLAAAPDGSTDADRSAYEAAAAAAGRDADAQVRLALWCEAHGMAAERLKHLTRAVLLAPDNAKARGLLGQVQRDGKWMRPQDVAKAIENSPDQKALMDEYFARRVKAKDEADDQYKLALWCEEKGLTQPMLAHLHRTLQLDPNREGAWRRLGFKKIGGRWVNPEAESVAKAEREAQGKADKEWRPRLEKIRAALAGKDRAKRALAVEELAAVADPRAVPALWHVFVQGGDESRQKLAVDVLSRIEGPGASVALATLAVFSPHAMLRADAASLLQRRDPREFAGFLANLIQEEIKYKVKPVEGPGGPGELVVETKDKNVRRLYRPFQGPSILPGDWMGRDANGNAVVNRPLWTYVGAITDSRVGLEMISGGPGMTYAAPGYDGPLITDSFVTGLPMVPPGVSTIGTSSLSAQQNPAIAGALLQGVGVPSAVSQRILGQMQQGLNTRDATVAMIAASGFTTRPIIQEAVQIPIQQMEADARASALVARQQLAADMAGIEAQNAPVREVNDRAVAVLKAVSGEDRGVDRDRWTSWVIDVLGYGQPLRGDTSPPVTIVEDVPIAYQPQAMSVVTSSVVGLRIGPSCFAGGTPVRTIQGDRPIETIQPGDLVLSQDTTTGKLSYQPVVEVMHNPPNWTYKIDLGKEAVHPTGIHRFWKAGEGWVMAREIKAGDKLRTVGGVVEVVSAEKEKVQPVFNLLLAGGDNYCVGELGLVAHDNGFVEPVAQPFDGVPATAELVAGSRP